A genomic window from Solanum stenotomum isolate F172 chromosome 10, ASM1918654v1, whole genome shotgun sequence includes:
- the LOC125842948 gene encoding uncharacterized protein LOC125842948, whose amino-acid sequence MYYGGSFLSDPELKYANGISDLEKIRIDIDELHIMFFHKLARELGVEQVETFGCKINKRDGFYMLKSDVDVLRFINNLKGGDFVDVYVVHQISTPLIVEDPTEVQIAQLLTPKKGKPPPPTVINVRADVSSPQPFDKNDTNIKEDQQPRVDKGKNKEAAAPEVSLEDLDEDEGQGQGNDFSSYHLHTSDESDVDVDAKQSNSESLYDVDENIDDLSIDVGFEDIYKNKREIYEGKLGGDDLYFDSSDPGSDISEDEGDPVDSDEVVDPPARNSSTKFREALQTYSIQKGVNIKLKPNKKERIRAKCNKKGCPWHILGSIEGNTGNFIVKTYFSVHKCFKRTRNKLCTPNWICKTYKDRIMSEPSIKLHQIQGLVQKDYGLYVSKTSCRRAKMKVMNEHMGDFIEEFARLYDYAEELKSTNSETTVVVRTSKNTIPGKEVFQGIYICLGTLKSGWMEGCTRIIGFDGAFLKGVCRGELLSCISKDGNNQMYPVAWAVVNKESKDTWSWFIKCIKHDLELTQTEGEGLTVMFDMQKGLNLALVDLLPNAEIRWCARHIWANWKKVWSGEERRKKFWQVAKAPFEVHLQLKLDEMSLLGEGIVKALLKYIKNAWCRVLFKDHSKCDIVENNMCETFNSWILTARFKSIITMLEEITVKVMERMTQMREFSEKWITDVSPMAMQILTDNAEHAAIYEVKFNGDNGYEIQHPPYKHVVNLKKKVCSCRS is encoded by the exons ATGTATTATGGGGGCAGTTTTTTATCAGATCCTGAACTCAAGTATGCTAATGGAATTTCTGATCTTGAAAAAATAAGAATCGATATAGATGAGcttcatattatgttttttcataaattagCTAGAGAATTGGGAGTTGAACAAGTTGAAACCTTTGGGTGCAAAATTAACAAAAGAGATGGTTTTTATATGTTGAAAAGTGATGTTGATGTGTTGAGATTTATTAACAACTTAAAGGGTGGGGACTTTGTTGATGTGTATGTGGTACATCAAATTAGTACTCCTTTAATTGTTGAGGATCCTACTGAGGTGCAAATTGCCCAATTGCTTACTCCCAAAAAAGGTAAGCCCCCACCACCTACTGTTATAAATGTTAGGGCTGATGTGTCTTCCCCTCAACCATTTGATAAAAATGatacaaatataaaagaagatcAACAACCTAGGGTAGACAAGGGTAAGAATAAGGAGGCTGCTGCTCCTGAGGTTTCTTTAGAGGACTTAGATGAAGATGAAGGTCAAGGTCAAGGTAATGACTTTTCTTCCTACCACCTTCATACATCTGATGAATCTGATGTAGATGTAGATGCTAAACAATCTAATTCTGAGTCACTTTATGATGTTGATGAGAACATTGATGACTTAA GTATAGATGTTGGTTTTGAAGATATTTATAAGAATAAGAGGGAAATATATGAAGGAAAATTGGGTGGGGATGACCTGTATTTTGATAGCTCAGATCCTGGCAGTGATATTAGTGAGGATGAAGGGGATCCTGTTGATTCTGATGAGGTTGTAGATCCACCAGCAAGGAATTCAAGTACAAAG TTTAGAGAAGCACTACAAACTTACTCTATTCAGAAGGGTGTGAACATTAAACTTAAACCTAATAAAAAGGAGAGGATCAGGGCAAAGTGTAATAAGAAGGGTTGTCCTTGGCATATTCTTGGAAGTATTGAGGGTAATACTGGAAATTTTATTGTGAAGACATATTTTTCTGTCCATAAGTGTTTcaaaagaacaagaaacaaGTTGTGTACTCCAAACTGGATTTGTAAGACTTACAAAGACAGAATCATGAGTGAGCCTAGCATCAAACTCCATCAGATTCAAGGCTTGGTACAAAAGGATTATGGATTGTATGTTAGTAAAACAAGTTGTAGAAGAGCAAAAATGAAAGTCATGAATGAGCATATGGGTGATTTCATAGAGGAATTTGCAAGATTGTATGACTATGCTGAGGAGTTGAAGTCTACAAATTCAGAAACTACTGTGGTTGTTAGGACATCCAAGAATACAATTCCTGGAAAAGAGGTATTCCAAGGGATTTATATTTGTCTTGGAACATTAAAAAGTGGTTGGATGGAGGGGTGTACAAGGATAATTGGTTTTGATGGTGCATTTTTGAAAGGTGTATGTAGAGGTGAACTGTTGTCTTGCATTTCCAAGGatggaaataatcaaatgtaCCCTGTAGCATGGGCAGTAGTTAATAAAGAATCCAAGGACACATGGTCTTGGTTTATCAAGTGCATTAAACATGATTTGGAACTGACACAAACTGAAGGTGAAGGACTGACAGTTATGTTTGATATGCAGAAG GGTCTTAACCTAGCACTTGTTGATTTATTACCAAATGCTGAGATTAGATGGTGTGCTAGACATATATGGGCCAACTGGAAGAAGGTATGGAGTGGTGAAGAAAGGAGGAAGAAGTTTTGGCAGGTTGCTAAGGCTCCATTTGAAgttcatttacaattaaaacttgatgaaatgagtCTGTTGGGAGAAGGTATTGTGAAAGCTTTGTTAAAGTACATCAAAAATGCATGGTGTAGGGTATTATTCAAGGACCATAGCAAGTGTGACATAGTTGAGAATAATATGTGTGAAACATTTAATAGTTGGATCTTGACAGCTAGATTCAAATCAATCATCACAATGTTAGAGGAAATTACAGTCAAAGTCATGGAAAGAATGACTCAAATGAGGGAGTTTTCTGAAAAATGGATAACTGATGTGTCACCTATGGCTATGCAAATTCTTACTGACAATGCTGAACATGCAGCCATATATGAGGTTAAATTTAATGGAGATAATGGCTATGAGATTCAACATCCACCATATAAACATGTTGTTAATCTAAAAAAGAAAGTGTGTAGTTGTAGGTCATGA